One genomic window of Chitinophagaceae bacterium includes the following:
- a CDS encoding NAD-dependent epimerase/dehydratase family protein codes for MNNDDTILVIGACGQIGSELTMALRKIYKNVIAADLKEPSAEVKDSGLFLRLDVLNKSKLYETVKTHQVTQIYHLAAILSATGEKNPELAWRVNMKGLRQVLDACVDLGVKKLFWPSTIAVFGPTTPRQNTPQWTVMEPNTIYGISKQAGERWCDYFFQKRNLDVRSVRYPGLISYKTPGGGGTTDYAIDIYFEAKKNNHYTCFLAEKTRLPMMYMPDAIRGTIELMEAPAEKVKVRSSYNISAISFTPEEQTASIQKVRPEFKIDYAPDFRQKIAESWPESIDDSVARKDWGWKPEFNLDGMTRDMLTHID; via the coding sequence ATGAACAATGATGATACAATACTCGTGATCGGTGCCTGCGGTCAGATAGGTTCCGAACTGACCATGGCACTGCGAAAAATTTATAAAAATGTGATCGCTGCAGATCTCAAAGAACCAAGTGCAGAAGTGAAAGACTCCGGTTTGTTTTTACGATTAGATGTTTTGAACAAATCAAAATTATATGAAACAGTAAAAACGCACCAGGTAACGCAGATCTATCACCTCGCAGCTATTCTTTCTGCTACCGGTGAAAAAAATCCTGAACTGGCCTGGCGTGTTAACATGAAAGGATTGAGACAAGTGCTTGATGCTTGTGTTGATTTAGGTGTGAAAAAACTATTCTGGCCGAGTACGATCGCAGTTTTTGGTCCAACTACTCCAAGGCAAAATACACCTCAGTGGACAGTGATGGAACCCAACACCATCTATGGCATCAGCAAGCAGGCCGGAGAAAGATGGTGCGATTATTTTTTTCAGAAAAGAAATCTGGATGTTAGAAGCGTACGTTATCCGGGATTGATCAGCTATAAAACACCGGGCGGCGGTGGCACGACAGATTATGCCATTGATATTTATTTTGAAGCGAAAAAAAATAATCATTATACCTGTTTTCTTGCAGAAAAAACCCGCTTACCAATGATGTATATGCCCGATGCTATTCGCGGCACCATTGAACTCATGGAAGCACCGGCAGAAAAAGTAAAGGTCCGCTCCTCTTATAATATTTCAGCGATTTCATTCACTCCGGAAGAGCAAACTGCTTCCATTCAAAAAGTACGACCTGAATTTAAAATTGATTATGCTCCTGACTTCAGGCAGAAAATTGCGGAGAGTTGGCCTGAAAGTATTGATGATTCAGTGGCAAGAAAAGATTGGGGGTGGAAACCTGAGTTTAATTTGGATGGAATGACGAGGGATATGTTAACACATATTGATTAA
- a CDS encoding YfhO family protein: protein MKEKRKEKAEAEKITSDKKVVVANQSSGIIKLVIPHVVAVMVFVFVNLLFFSPMVLDNKMIQQSDIIHFKGVSKELTDYYQQNGKTTLWTNSQFGGMPTFQMGAKYEGNLLQYIEKVAALGFPHPSQLLLFAFLGFYILLILMGVSPWLAIGGALAYGLGSYNMILLEAGHTSKLHAIGILPLGVAGIMMLRQGRFYWGAVVTAVALSLEIYANHLQITYYLMMLMLVYGVVELIAAIRKKDFRNLWLAGGLAVVCALFAVLSNLSILWSTYEYLPSTIRGPSELTTNKESSGGLDKDYAMGWSYGKMESFTLLIPDFSGGSSNSKLGADSKLGELLRQYQAPPAQVTSYLNNAPTYWGDQPFTSGPVYVGAIICLLFLLGMLVVKEQWKWWILSASILALLLAWGKNFEWFSDLFFYYFPGYNKFRVVSMILVLIGFTFPFMGFMTLSKMLNGEFDKAFFISRLKISVYVTGGLCLLFAVAGPALFNFSGTNDAQLQKEVLSAIIEDRKSLLRSDSIRSLVFILLSAGLIWAYMQDRVKRNVLTAGIVLLVFFDLFTVGKRYLDSGDFISKNEYNSYFAPTEVDDLIQKETSKDFRVFNLASAPTSDSRTSYFHKSLGGYSAVKLRRYQEIIENQLTKNDTTKKSGFPFNKEVVDMLNTKYIVFKSGEKDQVLPNTAALDNAWFVNKVKMVDNADEEMASLNDFNPAETVIVDKRFSNQLTGFTPAFDSTAQINLKTYEPNFLVYNSNSKTDQVAVFSEIYYQPGWDAFIDGKPVDHFRCNYILRGMKIPSGQHTIEFKFEPASYYTGEKIAMAGSGLILLFLFGLIGKEFMNKRKTGQV from the coding sequence ATGAAAGAGAAAAGAAAAGAAAAAGCAGAAGCTGAAAAAATCACAAGTGATAAAAAAGTTGTTGTTGCCAATCAAAGTTCCGGTATCATTAAACTGGTGATTCCGCATGTTGTTGCCGTAATGGTTTTTGTGTTTGTAAACCTCTTGTTCTTTTCGCCTATGGTGTTAGACAATAAGATGATTCAGCAGAGTGATATTATTCATTTCAAAGGTGTATCGAAGGAACTAACGGATTACTATCAGCAAAATGGCAAAACCACATTGTGGACCAATTCACAATTCGGTGGTATGCCAACCTTTCAAATGGGCGCAAAGTATGAAGGCAACCTTCTTCAATATATTGAAAAGGTAGCTGCACTTGGATTCCCGCATCCTTCCCAGTTGTTGTTGTTTGCGTTTCTTGGTTTTTATATTTTACTGATTCTAATGGGAGTCAGTCCATGGTTAGCTATTGGTGGCGCATTGGCTTATGGTTTGGGTTCTTATAATATGATTTTGCTGGAAGCGGGACACACTTCGAAGTTACATGCCATCGGCATTTTGCCATTAGGAGTTGCGGGTATTATGATGTTGCGCCAGGGCAGATTTTACTGGGGCGCCGTAGTAACGGCCGTTGCATTATCCCTGGAGATCTACGCCAATCATTTGCAGATTACGTATTACCTTATGATGCTGATGTTAGTGTATGGCGTAGTGGAGTTAATCGCAGCCATTCGTAAAAAGGATTTCAGGAATTTATGGCTTGCAGGCGGACTTGCTGTTGTATGCGCTTTGTTCGCAGTGCTATCTAATCTTTCTATCCTTTGGTCAACCTATGAATATCTGCCATCTACCATTCGCGGCCCTTCAGAGTTAACAACTAACAAGGAATCATCAGGAGGATTAGATAAAGATTATGCAATGGGATGGAGTTATGGAAAGATGGAATCATTTACGCTTTTGATTCCCGATTTCAGTGGCGGTTCATCTAATTCAAAACTTGGAGCAGATTCAAAACTCGGAGAATTACTCAGGCAATACCAGGCTCCTCCTGCACAAGTTACCAGCTATCTTAACAATGCTCCAACTTATTGGGGCGATCAGCCATTTACATCAGGTCCTGTATATGTTGGTGCAATCATTTGCCTTTTATTTTTATTGGGAATGCTGGTGGTGAAGGAGCAATGGAAATGGTGGATTTTATCAGCTTCAATTCTTGCTTTATTGCTGGCCTGGGGAAAGAACTTCGAATGGTTTTCCGATTTGTTCTTCTATTATTTTCCGGGGTATAATAAATTCCGTGTTGTATCAATGATCCTGGTGCTGATTGGATTTACATTTCCATTTATGGGATTCATGACACTTTCAAAAATGCTGAATGGTGAATTTGATAAGGCTTTCTTTATTTCGAGATTGAAAATCAGCGTATATGTGACGGGAGGATTGTGTCTCTTGTTTGCCGTTGCGGGCCCCGCACTGTTTAATTTCAGCGGGACAAATGATGCACAATTGCAAAAGGAAGTGCTGAGTGCAATTATTGAAGATCGTAAATCATTGTTGCGTTCCGATTCCATCAGATCACTGGTTTTTATTTTGTTGAGTGCCGGTTTGATCTGGGCTTATATGCAAGACCGGGTGAAGAGAAATGTGCTGACAGCGGGAATCGTGCTGCTCGTGTTTTTTGATTTGTTTACCGTTGGCAAACGTTACCTCGACAGTGGTGACTTCATTTCTAAAAATGAATACAATAGTTATTTTGCCCCGACAGAGGTCGATGACTTAATTCAAAAAGAAACCTCAAAGGATTTCAGGGTCTTTAACCTTGCCAGCGCGCCGACTTCAGATTCACGCACTTCTTATTTTCATAAATCATTAGGAGGATACAGTGCAGTGAAGCTGCGCAGATACCAGGAAATTATTGAAAACCAGTTGACTAAAAATGACACCACAAAGAAATCCGGATTTCCTTTTAACAAAGAAGTGGTGGACATGCTGAATACAAAGTACATCGTTTTTAAATCGGGAGAAAAAGACCAGGTATTGCCCAATACCGCCGCACTTGATAATGCGTGGTTTGTGAATAAGGTAAAGATGGTTGACAATGCCGATGAGGAAATGGCATCTTTGAATGATTTTAATCCTGCAGAGACTGTAATTGTTGACAAGAGATTTTCGAATCAATTAACAGGGTTTACACCTGCGTTTGATTCTACGGCGCAAATTAACTTAAAGACTTACGAACCGAATTTTCTCGTGTACAACTCCAATTCAAAAACTGATCAGGTGGCTGTGTTTTCTGAAATTTATTATCAACCCGGATGGGACGCATTTATAGATGGCAAACCTGTTGATCATTTTCGCTGCAATTATATTTTGAGAGGAATGAAAATTCCTTCAGGCCAACACACAATAGAATTTAAGTTTGAGCCCGCCTCTTATTATACCGGCGAAAAAATTGCAATGGCAGGATCAGGACTTATTTTGCTGTTTCTTTTCGGTTTGATTGGAAAAGAATTCATGAATAAAAGAAAAACGGGACAGGTTTAA
- a CDS encoding VIT1/CCC1 transporter family protein translates to MHEEKHFESSDVVRDIVIGMADGLTVPFALAAGLSGAVDSNTIVITAGIAEIIAGSIAMGLGGYLAGKTESDHYVSELQREYEEVELVPEREKQEIRELLSEYGISASTQALVADELANKKDKWVDFMMKFELGLTKPQSNRASKSAFNIAASYVAGGFIPLSAYFITSHPEEGLPISAGITLMALLIFGYFKARVTGQPVWKGALSTAGIGALAAAAAFLIARLISE, encoded by the coding sequence ATGCATGAAGAAAAACATTTTGAAAGTTCGGATGTGGTAAGAGACATTGTGATTGGCATGGCAGATGGACTCACCGTTCCTTTTGCATTGGCTGCCGGTTTGAGCGGAGCAGTTGATTCCAATACTATCGTAATCACAGCAGGCATTGCTGAAATTATTGCCGGATCAATCGCGATGGGGCTTGGTGGATATTTAGCAGGCAAAACAGAATCCGATCATTACGTATCCGAATTGCAACGTGAATATGAAGAGGTGGAGCTTGTTCCCGAAAGAGAGAAACAAGAGATCAGGGAACTGCTGTCAGAATATGGGATTTCTGCATCTACACAGGCACTTGTGGCTGATGAACTTGCAAACAAAAAAGATAAATGGGTTGATTTTATGATGAAGTTCGAACTCGGGTTGACAAAACCCCAGAGCAATCGTGCAAGCAAAAGCGCTTTCAATATTGCAGCTTCTTATGTTGCCGGCGGATTTATTCCATTGAGTGCCTATTTTATTACGTCACATCCTGAGGAAGGATTGCCGATCTCAGCAGGCATTACCCTTATGGCATTGCTCATCTTCGGATATTTTAAGGCGCGTGTTACCGGTCAACCGGTTTGGAAAGGTGCATTGAGTACGGCAGGAATTGGTGCGCTGGCAGCAGCAGCAGCGTTCCTCATTGCAAGATTAATCAGTGAATAA